Proteins encoded within one genomic window of Glycine soja cultivar W05 chromosome 1, ASM419377v2, whole genome shotgun sequence:
- the LOC114419947 gene encoding histone H1-like, whose protein sequence is MSAAAEEANAPAVEKPVEEVKAPNPAKEKKPKAPKEKKPKQAKTASHPPYFQMIKEALIALNEKGGSSPYAIAKYMEEKHKAVLPANFKKILGLQLKNQAARGKLVKIKASYKLTEAAKKENTAKVTKANAEKKESRPKRSKTATAAAPKKTEAVKRAAKKVVPKKTKKVSTPAKPKQPKSIRSPTKRARKAAVAAA, encoded by the exons ATGTCTGCCGCCGCCGAAGAAGCTAACGCTCCCGCCGTCGAAAAGCCGGTTGAGGAGGTGAAGGCGCCGAACCCCGCGAAGGAGAAGAAACCTAAGGCTCCGAAGGAAAAGAAGCCAAAACAGGCCAAAACAGCTTCACATCCTCCATATTTTCAG aTGATTAAGGAGGCTTTGATCGCTTTGAACGAGAAAGGAGGATCGAGTCCTTATGCGATAGCGAAGTACATGGAGGAGAAGCACAAGGCGGTGCTCCCTGCGAATTTCAAGAAGATTCTAGGTCTGCAACTAAAGAACCAAGCTGCGAGAGGGAAACTCGTGAAGATCAAGGCTTCGTACAAGTTAACCGAAGCCGCGAAGAAGGAGAACACCGCCAAAGTGACGAAGGCCAACGctgagaaaaaggaatcgcgtCCAAAACGAAGCAAAACCGCAACCGCCGCTGCTCCGAAGAAAACCGAGGCGGTTAAAAGGGCAGCGAAGAAGGTAGTGCCGAAGAAGACGAAGAAAGTGTCGACGCCTGCGAAGCCCAAGCAGCCCAAGTCCATTAGGTCTCCGACCAAGAGGGCCCGGAAAGCAGCTGTTGCTGCGGCTTGA